In a single window of the Nocardiopsis composta genome:
- the bldC gene encoding developmental transcriptional regulator BldC yields MSTRTPEAEPLLTPAEVATMFRVDPKTVTRWAKAGKLTSIRTLGGHRRYRETEVRALLSGIPSQRSE; encoded by the coding sequence ATGTCGACTCGCACGCCCGAGGCGGAGCCCCTGCTGACCCCTGCCGAGGTCGCCACCATGTTCCGCGTGGACCCCAAGACCGTGACCCGCTGGGCCAAGGCGGGCAAGCTGACCTCGATCCGGACGCTCGGCGGCCACCGCCGCTACCGCGAGACGGAAGTCCGCGCCCTGCTGTCCGGTATCCCCAGCCAGCGCTCGGAGTGA
- a CDS encoding ABC transporter ATP-binding protein, producing the protein MSAAIACTGVVRRLGGRRRRVEALSGIDLEIAEGESVAVVGRSGSGKSTLVGVLALLDRPDRGRIAVGGVPDAWALPGRGLRRLRRRVGWIPQDALSSFDPRFTAGEVVAEALPREESGRAAAGRVAELLRRVGLDPEAAGRWPATLSGGERQRVAVARALAVRPEVLIADEPTTGLDLLAQDRVLDVLSAEARGRTLVLVTHDLRVARRMANRLVVLDRGRIAADVPASIAPDEARERSPELARLIEATP; encoded by the coding sequence GTGAGCGCCGCGATCGCCTGCACCGGGGTGGTACGCCGGCTCGGCGGCCGCCGGCGCCGTGTCGAGGCGCTGAGCGGCATCGACCTGGAGATCGCCGAGGGCGAGTCGGTGGCCGTGGTCGGCCGGAGCGGATCCGGCAAGTCGACGCTGGTCGGCGTGCTGGCCCTGCTGGACCGGCCGGACCGGGGCCGGATCGCGGTCGGCGGCGTGCCGGACGCCTGGGCGCTGCCCGGCCGCGGGCTGCGCCGGCTGCGGCGCCGGGTCGGCTGGATCCCGCAGGACGCCCTCTCCTCCTTCGACCCGCGGTTCACCGCGGGCGAGGTGGTCGCCGAGGCGCTGCCCCGGGAGGAGTCCGGCCGGGCCGCCGCCGGGCGGGTGGCGGAGCTGCTGCGCCGGGTCGGTCTGGACCCGGAGGCCGCCGGGCGGTGGCCGGCGACGCTGTCCGGGGGCGAGCGGCAGCGGGTGGCGGTCGCCCGGGCGCTGGCGGTCCGCCCCGAGGTGCTGATCGCCGACGAGCCCACCACCGGGCTGGACCTGCTGGCCCAGGACCGGGTGCTGGACGTGCTGTCGGCCGAGGCGCGCGGCCGCACCCTGGTGCTGGTCACCCACGACCTGCGGGTGGCCCGCCGGATGGCGAACCGGCTGGTGGTGCTGGACCGCGGCCGGATCGCCGCCGACGTCCCGGCCAGCATCGCCCCGGACGAGGCGCGGGAGCGCTCGCCGGAACTGGCCCGGCTGATCGAGGCGACGCCGTGA
- a CDS encoding ABC transporter ATP-binding protein has translation MSGAVLAVSGLRVRVGGRTVVDGLDLVLPAGRATALVGRSGSGKSLTARSLLGLAPRGAERSGEALLDLGGGRTVDLLAAPPDRLRALRGREIGYVFQEAQASLNPTITVGAHLAETLGAHGVPRGRRRERGLAALRGAGLDDPAALYRAYPFELSGGQAQRVALALARALRPRLLIADEVTSALDPVTQAGVLDVLRADAAGPDGSGRALLLVTHDLAVAGRWADRIAVLDGGRIVEEGPARAVLAAPRHPFTAALVRAAGPLGPPPDPGEFAEAPGAVR, from the coding sequence GTGAGCGGGGCGGTGCTGGCCGTGTCCGGGCTGCGGGTCCGGGTCGGCGGGCGGACCGTGGTCGACGGGCTCGACCTGGTGCTGCCCGCGGGGCGGGCGACCGCGCTGGTCGGGCGGAGCGGCAGCGGCAAGAGCCTGACCGCGCGCTCGCTGCTCGGGCTGGCGCCGCGCGGCGCGGAGCGCTCCGGCGAGGCCCTGCTGGACCTGGGCGGCGGCCGCACCGTCGACCTGCTCGCCGCGCCGCCGGACCGGCTGCGCGCGCTGCGCGGCCGGGAGATCGGCTACGTCTTCCAGGAGGCCCAGGCCAGCCTCAACCCGACGATCACCGTCGGGGCGCACCTCGCCGAGACGCTCGGGGCGCACGGGGTGCCGCGCGGGCGCCGGCGCGAGCGGGGCCTGGCGGCGCTGCGCGGCGCCGGCCTGGACGACCCGGCCGCGCTGTACCGGGCCTACCCGTTCGAGCTCTCCGGCGGCCAGGCGCAGCGCGTCGCGCTGGCGCTGGCCCGCGCGCTGCGGCCGCGGCTGCTCATCGCCGACGAGGTGACCTCGGCGCTGGACCCGGTGACCCAGGCCGGCGTGCTGGACGTGCTGCGCGCCGACGCCGCCGGACCGGACGGCTCCGGCCGGGCCCTGCTGCTGGTCACGCACGACCTGGCGGTGGCCGGCCGGTGGGCGGACCGGATCGCGGTGCTGGACGGCGGCCGGATCGTCGAGGAGGGGCCGGCGCGCGCCGTGCTGGCGGCGCCCCGGCACCCGTTCACCGCGGCGCTGGTGCGCGCCGCCGGACCGCTCGGTCCCCCGCCCGATCCGGGGGAGTTCGCCGAGGCGCCCGGAGCCGTACGGTGA
- a CDS encoding ABC transporter permease, whose amino-acid sequence MDRQVIGAEAAEAAAEGGGAGVPPRPGAPAPWTARLPPRVPGGRAGAAVALGVLGAMALAALLAPVLAGHDPVATDTSATALPPGSPGHPLGTDQLGRDLLARMLYGARYSLAVGVAASAATVLLGTAVGALAAVAPRWLDTAVARTADALLALPMILVALTLAAVAGPSPATVVAAITVTGWMPVALIARAEVKALRGRPFVRAARSLGLTRTRIFLRHLVPNALPPIAAVAAFEVGHAVLTESTLSFLGVGIPPNTPSWGNMLTDARALLLTGQWYTVALPSAAIVLLIVAVNAVATGLERRGAGEGRTW is encoded by the coding sequence GTGGACCGGCAGGTGATAGGGGCCGAGGCCGCGGAGGCGGCGGCCGAGGGCGGGGGAGCGGGGGTCCCTCCGCGGCCCGGGGCGCCCGCGCCCTGGACGGCGCGGCTGCCGCCGCGGGTGCCCGGAGGGCGGGCCGGGGCGGCCGTCGCGCTGGGGGTGCTCGGCGCGATGGCGCTGGCCGCGCTGCTCGCGCCGGTGCTGGCCGGGCACGACCCGGTGGCCACCGACACCTCCGCGACCGCGCTGCCCCCGGGGTCGCCGGGCCACCCGCTCGGCACCGACCAGCTGGGCCGGGACCTGCTCGCGCGGATGCTGTACGGGGCGCGCTACTCGCTGGCGGTCGGCGTCGCGGCGAGCGCCGCCACGGTGCTGCTCGGCACCGCGGTGGGCGCGCTGGCCGCGGTCGCGCCGCGCTGGCTGGACACCGCGGTGGCGCGGACCGCCGACGCGCTGCTCGCGCTGCCGATGATCCTGGTCGCGCTGACCCTGGCGGCGGTCGCCGGGCCGTCCCCGGCGACCGTGGTCGCGGCCATCACGGTGACCGGCTGGATGCCGGTGGCGCTGATCGCCCGCGCCGAGGTCAAGGCGCTGCGCGGGCGCCCCTTCGTCCGGGCCGCCCGCTCGCTGGGCCTGACCCGGACCCGGATCTTCCTGCGCCACCTGGTGCCCAACGCGCTGCCGCCGATCGCCGCGGTCGCCGCGTTCGAGGTCGGCCACGCGGTGCTCACCGAATCCACCCTGAGCTTCCTCGGGGTGGGGATTCCGCCGAACACGCCCAGCTGGGGGAACATGCTCACCGACGCGCGCGCCCTGCTGCTCACCGGCCAGTGGTACACCGTGGCACTGCCGTCCGCGGCGATCGTGCTGCTGATCGTCGCGGTCAACGCCGTCGCCACCGGGCTGGAGCGGCGCGGCGCCGGAGAGGGGAGGACCTGGTGA
- a CDS encoding ABC transporter permease, producing the protein MRRAGAALAVLAALSVFCFLMLDLAPGDPARSVLEARSGGRPVPDAAVAEQRAAMGLDEPLPVRYADWVGGLLRGDLGTSYMTGRQVAGEVAAVLPWTLLLAAVATAFTLVGAVALGLVAGTARSAALRRAIGLGVFALGGLPGFVAALLLLFAGSVWLGWFPSGGLGRPGVEPDAAAVASAVVLPALALTLGHHFGVYVRLVETGVRRVRSAPHVLNAEARGLPPAAVRLRHVLRPGLVPFTARFGVGVAQLLAGAYAVEVVFAWPGMGRLALDAAQARDYPVLLAVVLVTGAIVVAANLAGELATARLDPRIRLLREV; encoded by the coding sequence GTGCGCAGGGCGGGTGCGGCGCTGGCCGTGCTGGCCGCCCTGTCGGTGTTCTGCTTCCTGATGCTCGACCTGGCGCCGGGGGACCCGGCCCGGTCGGTGCTGGAGGCCCGCTCCGGGGGCCGCCCGGTCCCCGACGCCGCGGTGGCGGAGCAGCGCGCCGCGATGGGGCTGGACGAGCCGCTCCCGGTCCGCTACGCCGACTGGGTCGGCGGACTGCTCCGCGGAGACCTGGGCACCTCCTACATGACCGGCCGCCAGGTGGCCGGGGAGGTCGCCGCGGTGCTGCCGTGGACGCTGCTGCTGGCCGCCGTCGCCACGGCGTTCACCCTGGTCGGGGCGGTGGCGCTGGGCCTGGTCGCCGGAACGGCCCGCAGCGCCGCGCTGCGCCGGGCCATCGGGCTGGGGGTGTTCGCCCTCGGCGGCCTGCCCGGGTTCGTCGCGGCGCTGCTGCTGCTCTTCGCCGGCTCGGTCTGGCTGGGCTGGTTCCCCTCCGGCGGGCTGGGCCGCCCCGGCGTCGAACCGGACGCGGCCGCCGTCGCGTCCGCGGTGGTGCTGCCCGCCCTGGCCCTCACCCTCGGCCACCACTTCGGCGTGTACGTCCGCCTGGTGGAGACGGGGGTGCGCCGGGTCCGCTCGGCGCCGCACGTGCTCAACGCGGAGGCCCGCGGGCTGCCGCCGGCCGCGGTCCGGCTGCGCCACGTGCTCCGCCCGGGCCTGGTCCCGTTCACCGCGCGGTTCGGCGTGGGCGTCGCCCAGCTGCTGGCCGGCGCCTACGCGGTCGAGGTGGTCTTCGCCTGGCCGGGCATGGGCCGGCTCGCCCTGGACGCCGCACAGGCCCGGGACTACCCGGTGCTGCTCGCGGTCGTCCTGGTCACCGGCGCCATCGTGGTCGCCGCCAACCTGGCCGGCGAACTGGCCACCGCCCGCCTGGACCCCCGGATCCGCCTGCTCCGGGAGGTCTGA
- a CDS encoding VOC family protein — protein METPPPRARIGLATLLVADYDEAIAFFTGPLGFTLTEDTPLGGGKRWVVVTPGGGGSSGLLLARAAGEDQAARVGDQTGGRVGFFLYTEDFDADRRRMLDAGVHFEEEPRHEPYGTVAVFRDLYGNRWDLLQPAGPGPSPR, from the coding sequence ATGGAAACGCCCCCGCCCCGCGCCCGGATCGGCCTGGCCACGCTGCTCGTCGCCGACTACGACGAGGCGATCGCCTTCTTCACCGGGCCGCTCGGCTTCACGCTGACCGAGGACACCCCGCTCGGCGGCGGCAAGCGGTGGGTGGTGGTGACGCCGGGAGGCGGGGGCTCCTCCGGGCTGCTCCTGGCCCGGGCGGCCGGGGAGGACCAGGCCGCCCGGGTCGGCGACCAGACCGGCGGCCGCGTCGGGTTCTTCCTGTACACCGAGGACTTCGACGCCGACCGCCGGCGGATGCTCGACGCCGGGGTGCACTTCGAGGAGGAGCCCCGGCACGAGCCGTACGGCACGGTCGCGGTCTTCCGCGACCTGTACGGCAACCGCTGGGACCTGCTGCAGCCGGCCGGCCCCGGCCCCTCTCCCCGATGA
- a CDS encoding ABC transporter substrate-binding protein, whose protein sequence is MIRSRSAIAAGAGLVLLLTACSTGGAQGGAADGTLTYALGDEPEQLNPVLVDEHLDPVTEMVFRGLTSHDADNEPVPALAESWKVSDDEKTYTFALRKDATWHDGEPFTAGDVVFTVEGVRDGKLPTSNKFANVEEVEAEDEHTVVIRLSEPTPALLDTLSNGMLPEHLLKEKGLDDPDFGEHPVGTGPFRLDTWKHGEYAKVTAFEDYYGGAPGLDAITIAYVPDAASRLIRLGNGEVDAAYLEPSQVEEAGGIDGVRLETTPTADYRGILFNMADERFEDPAPRRAMNYAIDRDAVIDSVLHGHGRPASGPLDLSPFGTGAADYTHDPDKAAEIMEKAGYEKNGDGIWERDGEPYSFELTTFAEDGVRAAMIEVLATQLREEGFDVTAEPKPRDAVDWAELEGFLIGWGTPYDPDGSLYGPFHSSEALDEGGSNYGGYADDAVDEALDAGRSTNDEDARAEAYADFQEALVDDPPYVFVSYLDAVNAVPEGLDGITERTLAHHGYGFFWNAEEWSYRQ, encoded by the coding sequence ATGATCCGCTCGCGATCCGCGATCGCCGCCGGCGCCGGCCTCGTCCTCCTGCTCACCGCCTGCTCCACCGGCGGAGCGCAGGGCGGGGCCGCTGACGGCACCCTGACCTACGCCCTCGGCGACGAGCCGGAACAGCTCAACCCGGTGCTCGTCGACGAGCACCTCGACCCCGTCACCGAGATGGTCTTCCGCGGGCTCACCTCGCACGACGCCGACAACGAACCGGTCCCGGCGCTCGCCGAGAGCTGGAAGGTCAGCGACGACGAGAAGACCTACACCTTCGCCCTGCGCAAGGACGCCACCTGGCACGACGGGGAGCCGTTCACCGCCGGCGACGTGGTGTTCACCGTCGAGGGCGTGCGCGACGGGAAACTCCCCACCAGCAACAAGTTCGCCAACGTGGAGGAGGTCGAGGCGGAGGACGAGCACACCGTCGTCATCCGGCTCAGCGAACCCACCCCGGCCCTGCTGGACACGCTCTCCAACGGGATGCTCCCCGAGCACCTGCTCAAGGAGAAGGGGCTGGACGACCCCGACTTCGGGGAGCACCCGGTGGGCACCGGCCCGTTCCGGCTGGACACCTGGAAGCACGGCGAGTACGCCAAGGTCACCGCCTTCGAGGACTACTACGGCGGCGCCCCCGGACTGGACGCGATCACCATCGCCTACGTGCCGGACGCCGCCTCCCGGCTGATCCGGCTGGGCAACGGCGAGGTCGACGCCGCCTACCTGGAGCCCAGCCAGGTCGAGGAGGCCGGCGGGATCGACGGGGTGCGCCTGGAGACCACCCCCACTGCCGACTACCGCGGCATCCTGTTCAACATGGCCGACGAGCGGTTCGAGGACCCCGCCCCGCGCCGGGCGATGAACTACGCGATCGACCGGGACGCGGTCATCGACAGCGTGCTGCACGGCCACGGCCGGCCCGCCTCCGGCCCGCTGGACCTCAGCCCGTTCGGCACCGGCGCCGCCGACTACACCCACGACCCGGACAAGGCCGCCGAGATCATGGAGAAGGCCGGCTACGAGAAGAACGGCGACGGGATCTGGGAGCGCGACGGCGAGCCGTACTCCTTCGAGCTCACCACCTTCGCCGAGGACGGGGTGCGCGCCGCGATGATCGAAGTGCTCGCCACCCAGCTGCGCGAGGAGGGCTTCGACGTCACCGCCGAGCCCAAGCCGCGGGACGCCGTCGACTGGGCGGAGCTGGAGGGCTTCCTCATCGGCTGGGGCACCCCCTACGACCCGGACGGGTCGCTGTACGGGCCGTTCCACTCCTCCGAGGCGCTGGACGAGGGCGGCTCCAACTACGGCGGCTACGCCGACGACGCCGTGGACGAGGCGCTGGACGCCGGCCGGAGCACCAACGACGAGGACGCGCGCGCCGAGGCCTACGCCGACTTCCAGGAGGCCCTGGTCGACGACCCGCCCTACGTCTTCGTGTCCTACCTGGACGCGGTGAACGCCGTCCCCGAGGGCCTGGACGGCATCACCGAGCGCACCCTGGCCCACCACGGCTACGGCTTCTTCTGGAACGCCGAGGAGTGGAGCTACCGGCAATAA
- a CDS encoding YkvA family protein, producing the protein MRKSNRAAAGAAAWQAVYEGARPGKPSVWERAGSVPRMMGARMRGRYTGLSSSRLLLFLAALAYIVSPIDLVPELFIPLLGVADDAFVAVWLVSGLMNETERFLDWERTGAPHGQEQEYVQGYVVD; encoded by the coding sequence ATGCGCAAGTCCAACCGGGCCGCGGCGGGCGCCGCCGCGTGGCAGGCGGTGTACGAAGGAGCCCGACCCGGCAAGCCCTCCGTGTGGGAGCGGGCCGGATCCGTCCCGCGGATGATGGGCGCGCGGATGCGCGGCCGCTACACCGGACTCTCGTCCTCGCGGCTGCTGCTGTTCCTCGCCGCGCTGGCCTACATCGTGAGCCCGATCGACCTGGTCCCGGAGCTGTTCATCCCGCTGCTCGGCGTCGCCGACGACGCGTTCGTCGCGGTGTGGCTGGTCTCCGGGCTGATGAACGAGACCGAGCGGTTCCTGGACTGGGAGCGCACCGGAGCGCCGCACGGCCAGGAGCAGGAGTACGTGCAGGGGTACGTCGTGGACTGA
- a CDS encoding N-acetylmuramoyl-L-alanine amidase, with protein sequence MPNGPSSARPALLLPASLACAALLALTGCSGSGGDPSTAPTSLLPLPGPGEEGEGGGKDGADGSGGERPGEGGGKPDGGPLAGTTVLIDPGHNGGNADAPEEINEQVPSGPGEKKACDTVGAESASGYPEHEFTLDLSLLLRDRLEAEGAEVVMTRTDDDGVGPCVNERAEIGNDAEADAAISVHADGGPESGSGFHVIAPGEVEGNADIVVPSARLAGLLRDAYAEGTGMDPADYIAEEGLDERTDLGGLNLSTVPKVFLEAGNMRNPGDAKRLEDGEWRERAADAITGAVVDFLTGAEGDRP encoded by the coding sequence ATGCCGAACGGACCCTCCTCCGCACGCCCCGCCCTCCTCCTGCCCGCCTCGCTGGCCTGCGCCGCGCTGCTCGCGCTCACCGGCTGCTCGGGTTCGGGCGGCGACCCCTCCACGGCCCCCACCTCGCTGCTGCCGCTGCCCGGCCCCGGCGAGGAGGGCGAGGGCGGCGGGAAGGACGGCGCGGACGGCTCCGGCGGCGAGCGGCCCGGGGAGGGCGGCGGAAAGCCGGACGGCGGCCCCCTCGCCGGCACCACCGTGCTCATCGACCCCGGCCACAACGGCGGCAACGCCGACGCGCCCGAGGAGATCAACGAGCAGGTCCCCTCCGGTCCCGGGGAGAAGAAGGCCTGCGACACCGTCGGCGCGGAGAGCGCGAGCGGCTACCCCGAGCACGAGTTCACCCTGGACCTGTCGCTGCTGCTGCGCGACCGGCTGGAGGCCGAAGGCGCCGAGGTCGTGATGACCCGCACCGACGACGACGGGGTCGGCCCGTGCGTGAACGAGCGGGCGGAGATCGGCAACGACGCCGAGGCCGACGCGGCGATCTCGGTGCACGCCGACGGCGGGCCGGAGTCCGGCAGCGGCTTCCACGTCATCGCCCCCGGCGAGGTGGAGGGGAACGCCGACATCGTGGTGCCCTCCGCCCGGCTGGCCGGGCTGCTCCGCGACGCCTACGCCGAGGGCACCGGGATGGACCCGGCCGACTACATCGCCGAGGAGGGCCTGGACGAGCGGACCGACCTGGGCGGGCTCAACCTGTCCACCGTCCCCAAGGTGTTCCTGGAGGCCGGGAACATGCGCAACCCCGGCGACGCGAAGCGGCTGGAGGACGGCGAGTGGCGCGAGCGGGCGGCCGACGCGATCACCGGGGCGGTCGTCGACTTCCTCACCGGAGCCGAGGGCGACAGGCCCTGA
- a CDS encoding DivIVA domain-containing protein, protein MPLTPADIRKKRFSTVRFRPGYHEDDVDALLDRVEETLSALNSGEFDGPLITAQEIEESRFRGTRLSSGYNEEEVDDFLDEIAAELRSRGLVRKGDVPQAKAPSSGPVTWTGPQPRVTTGPIPVERPAPPPAPPRAGAHARTEPRGSMTPEHIRNKRFATTRLTTGYNEDEVDDFLDAAEATLDALIKRHPEGVLITASEVERVRFSTTRARPGYDPAQVDAFLDELAAEFRLYEGGE, encoded by the coding sequence ATGCCGCTCACCCCTGCCGACATCAGAAAGAAGCGCTTCAGTACGGTCCGCTTCCGCCCCGGGTACCACGAGGACGACGTCGACGCCCTGCTCGACCGGGTCGAGGAGACCCTCTCCGCGCTGAACAGCGGCGAGTTCGACGGCCCCCTCATCACCGCGCAGGAGATCGAGGAGTCCCGCTTCCGCGGCACCCGGCTCTCCTCCGGCTACAACGAGGAGGAGGTCGACGACTTCCTCGACGAGATCGCCGCCGAGCTGCGCTCCCGCGGCCTGGTCCGCAAGGGCGACGTGCCGCAGGCCAAGGCGCCGTCCAGCGGCCCGGTCACCTGGACCGGCCCGCAGCCCCGGGTGACGACCGGCCCGATCCCGGTGGAGCGGCCCGCGCCGCCGCCGGCACCGCCGCGCGCCGGGGCGCACGCCCGTACCGAGCCGCGCGGGTCGATGACCCCGGAGCACATCCGCAACAAGCGCTTCGCCACCACCCGGCTGACCACCGGCTACAACGAGGACGAGGTGGACGACTTCCTGGACGCCGCGGAGGCCACCCTGGACGCGCTGATCAAGAGGCATCCGGAAGGGGTGCTGATCACCGCCTCCGAGGTGGAGCGGGTCCGCTTCTCCACCACCCGGGCCCGCCCCGGGTACGACCCGGCGCAGGTGGACGCGTTCCTGGACGAGCTGGCCGCCGAGTTCCGGCTCTACGAGGGCGGCGAATAG
- a CDS encoding Uma2 family endonuclease, whose amino-acid sequence MGIAVIEEKPGETAVDDRWETLLHAWREVDMPDGWRAEIRKEGIVLVPPPAAKHNDIPDWIARQLYPVLPREIAFHQGSGVVIADQARLRSPDIVLFNRAAMPERRGEGIDPDEVLLVAEIASKDNARDDREAKRVEYATAGIPLYLLIDGYDPRGPRITLFSNPRGTDYSDSHAVEWGEPIDLPEPFDVKLDTSEFTVPSD is encoded by the coding sequence ATGGGGATCGCCGTGATCGAGGAGAAGCCCGGGGAGACGGCCGTCGACGACCGCTGGGAGACCCTGCTGCACGCCTGGCGAGAAGTCGACATGCCCGACGGTTGGCGGGCTGAGATCCGCAAGGAAGGCATCGTCTTGGTCCCCCCACCCGCAGCGAAGCACAACGACATCCCGGACTGGATCGCCCGGCAGCTCTACCCGGTCCTGCCGAGGGAGATCGCTTTCCACCAGGGAAGCGGCGTGGTCATCGCCGATCAGGCCCGGCTCCGCTCACCCGACATCGTCCTGTTCAACCGCGCCGCCATGCCCGAGCGGCGAGGCGAGGGGATCGATCCCGACGAGGTGCTCCTGGTCGCCGAGATCGCCTCGAAGGACAACGCCCGGGACGACCGGGAGGCCAAGCGGGTCGAGTACGCCACCGCCGGCATCCCGCTCTACCTGCTGATCGACGGCTACGATCCGCGCGGCCCTCGGATCACCCTCTTCTCCAACCCGCGCGGCACGGACTACTCGGACAGCCACGCCGTCGAGTGGGGCGAGCCGATCGACCTTCCCGAGCCGTTCGACGTCAAGCTCGACACTTCCGAGTTCACCGTCCCCTCCGACTGA
- a CDS encoding M48 family metallopeptidase, which produces MPPQWPWTAPDGGAAAAEWTQAERHPWERPLLAATAAVTLAALALAVHMLWTGGAHAWTAAVLLALPAACWTVRGMRHAEQRAQAVRVSPTQFPEVHAEIARLATEMGLHTTPDAYVRPGGRRPRSAAAGGHGARRYIVLPGELFEPDARLRDPEALRFVLAHQLGHIAAGHTSFWLRAGTSIGRLVPVLGPALSRAMEYTADNHAHAHCPEGAHAIRMLAAGRALYRQVGMGELAERGRRDRGGFVFLYNLLSSRPVNIKRIAAIRDRSRPGRLFL; this is translated from the coding sequence GTGCCGCCCCAGTGGCCGTGGACGGCGCCGGACGGCGGGGCGGCGGCCGCGGAGTGGACGCAGGCCGAGCGGCACCCGTGGGAGCGGCCGCTGCTCGCCGCGACGGCGGCGGTGACGCTGGCCGCGCTCGCCCTGGCCGTCCACATGCTGTGGACGGGCGGCGCGCACGCCTGGACCGCCGCCGTCCTGCTCGCCCTCCCCGCCGCCTGCTGGACGGTGCGCGGGATGCGCCACGCCGAGCAGCGCGCCCAGGCGGTCCGCGTCTCGCCCACCCAGTTCCCCGAGGTGCACGCCGAGATCGCCCGGCTCGCCACCGAGATGGGCCTGCACACCACCCCGGACGCCTACGTGCGCCCCGGCGGGCGGCGGCCGCGCTCCGCCGCGGCGGGCGGGCACGGAGCGCGCCGCTACATCGTCCTGCCCGGTGAGCTGTTCGAGCCGGACGCCCGGCTGCGCGACCCGGAGGCGCTCCGCTTCGTCCTCGCCCACCAGCTGGGGCACATCGCCGCCGGGCACACCTCGTTCTGGCTGCGCGCCGGCACCTCGATCGGGCGGCTGGTCCCGGTGCTGGGCCCGGCGCTGTCCCGGGCGATGGAGTACACCGCGGACAACCACGCGCACGCGCACTGCCCGGAGGGGGCGCACGCGATCCGGATGCTGGCCGCGGGGAGGGCCCTCTACCGCCAGGTCGGCATGGGCGAGCTGGCCGAGCGCGGCCGCCGGGACCGGGGCGGCTTCGTCTTCCTGTACAACCTGCTGTCCAGCCGCCCGGTGAACATCAAGCGCATCGCCGCGATCCGGGACCGCAGCCGCCCGGGCCGGCTCTTCCTCTGA
- a CDS encoding TetR/AcrR family transcriptional regulator, whose amino-acid sequence MGEGDRGERSSAVPERLLAEATRMFAERGFERTSVQELVSAAGVTKGAMYHYFDSKDDLLYAIFQRLLAMQRERLDGYAKAPGPVAGRLRAAAADLVRTSIENMDESVIVFRSLHMLSPERQRAIRAERRDYQERFLAMVEEGRREGVFRAEVPLTIVATQFFGAVHHLGMWYRRGGGLGGAELGEHFAEMLMSGLLARD is encoded by the coding sequence ATGGGCGAGGGTGACCGGGGGGAGCGGTCCTCGGCCGTTCCGGAGCGGCTGCTGGCGGAGGCGACCCGGATGTTCGCCGAGCGCGGCTTCGAGCGCACCTCCGTGCAGGAGCTGGTGAGCGCCGCAGGCGTGACCAAGGGGGCGATGTACCACTACTTCGACTCCAAGGACGACCTGCTGTACGCGATCTTCCAGCGGCTGCTCGCCATGCAGCGGGAGCGGCTGGACGGCTACGCCAAGGCCCCCGGCCCGGTCGCCGGCCGGCTCCGCGCCGCGGCGGCGGACCTGGTCCGCACCAGCATCGAGAACATGGACGAGTCCGTCATCGTGTTCCGCTCGCTGCACATGCTCTCCCCGGAGCGGCAGCGCGCGATCCGCGCCGAGCGCCGCGACTACCAGGAGCGCTTCCTGGCGATGGTGGAGGAGGGCCGGCGCGAGGGCGTGTTCCGCGCCGAGGTCCCGCTGACCATCGTCGCCACCCAGTTCTTCGGCGCCGTCCACCACCTGGGCATGTGGTACCGGCGCGGCGGCGGCCTCGGCGGCGCCGAGCTCGGCGAGCACTTCGCCGAGATGCTGATGTCCGGCCTGCTCGCCCGGGACTGA
- a CDS encoding DUF6504 family protein: MSLYNERIDVRSTTGGHPALFSWRGRMYRVRRVIGSWDGNPGDADVRLVRVAAESDRGEPSIADIAVDDATDRWTMRRLWE, encoded by the coding sequence GTGAGTCTGTACAACGAACGGATCGACGTCCGATCGACCACCGGCGGGCACCCCGCCCTGTTCTCCTGGCGCGGCCGCATGTACCGGGTCCGCCGCGTGATCGGCAGCTGGGACGGCAACCCCGGGGATGCCGACGTCCGCCTCGTCCGCGTCGCCGCCGAGTCCGACCGCGGCGAGCCGAGCATCGCCGACATCGCGGTCGACGACGCCACCGACCGGTGGACCATGCGCCGCCTCTGGGAATGA